One Thermoanaerobacter kivui genomic window, ATCTTTCCCCTCTTTAAAAATGTAGTCAGCAACAGCAGAAGCGTTTAAAAGGCACCCTAAAATTACATTATCTGCTAAAGAGACTTTTTTTAAAGCTTTTGTTCCATTAGTAGTAGTAAAAATTATCGTTTTATTCTCTACTTTTTCACGAGTATACTCTAAAGGAGAATTAGATAGGTCAAAGCCTTCAATCTTTGTAGAGTTTCTTTCCCCAGCTAAAAGATAAGTTTTTTTATCTAAACTTTTTACAAGTTCGATCGCTTCTTCTACTTCTGAAACTGGAATAATCTCTTTAGCTCCGTTGTACAAAGCAGTAGTAATAACACTTGTCGCCCGTAAAGTATCTATTACAACGACATTTTTGTCTTTTAATTCTCTTTCATTAATAGAATTATATGTTTCAAAAGTTTGTAAAAACACACACTTTGCCTCCTTATTTGTTTTTCTTAAAGATGTTTTTAAATATTTCTTTTAGTTTTTTTATAAATATTCCCCCCTCATTGATTTCATAAATCATAGAAGTTGCCTTTGGCACTATTAAAACTCCTAATCCCAAAATTCCCTGTGGATCCTTATATTCATAGTTAGTGTAATTACCATTTAAATCTTTTACAGTGATCCACATCACAGAAGGCCGTTCATTGAGTATTCGTATTATATCATCTGGCTCATTAATAGGAATATCATTAATTTTTAATATTACATCCCCCGGTTTAATTCCCATTTCTCTAGCGGGAGAACCTTTTGCTGTCGCTAAAATCATCACTCCTGTATCTGGCGCTACAAAAAGAGGTGGATTTTCCCTTTCTTCTCTTTGGCCTATTAAAATTAAAAGCTCATGAGCCACTGGAGCAAAAATAGCTGCTAAATATTGAAATAATTTAATATAGATTCCTAATATCGCCAATATAATCAAAACTATACTAAAGAAAAATAAACGTATAGAAGAAATTCGCGTTTTCTTTTCTGGAAGTTGTGTTAAAGCTAAATCTCCGTATCCTAAAGCTGCAATACCTGGCATAATTAAAAAAATTGCATTATTTAAATCAATTCCAGCCGGTTTGATAATGGGCCACCAATCTGGCATATTTACTCCCTGTCCCGTTATTGTTATCCCAGTAGCAATAGTTAATGCAGCAAAAGGAATAGGCCAAAATTTTTGCATAGTAAAGCCTCCTGCCACTCGCCCATCCTTAAGCCTTACAAAGATAGGAGTGGTATTCCTTGGACCATCTATATATATTAAAAGGCTTTCCATCAAATGAAGAATACCTACAATAGACATAAGTGCAGGAACACTTATACTAGGAAATCCAAAAATCAAGCTGGATAGGGAAACTATTCCTCCTGCATAAGAAAAACAAATATATCTAGGATTGACAAACATTAACACTATAGCCAAAGGCCATACATACTGAAGCCCTACGTTTTCTATTGTTATCCCCAAAAATATTATCAAAAGACTGCCAATTAATGCAGCAATCACGCCGTAAAAGACGGAATCAAGAACCAATTCCTTCATTGGTTCTTGTTCCTGACCCATTATTTGCCTTTCAATTGCAATTTTGTTTCTGTATTGCATAACTACTAAAACTATTACTACCCAGAAAAAGGGGGTAAATATGGACAAAGCTATAGTTTTTAAAGTCATCCAAAAAACTTGAATAAACGCTACCATTTTCACACCTTACTTTATCTCTCTTTTTATTATTTCAAAAGCCTTAATAAGTTGAGTATCACCTTTTAAATCCAGTGTATCCTTAGGAGTATAATCTGAAGGAAGTTCAACAACATAATTAGGTTCAATGCCTTTTCCCTGTATATTAGTGCCATTAGGAGTGTAATACTTTGCAACAGTATATTTTAACCCTGTTCCATCCTTAAAGTCAACCACAGTTTGGACAAGTCCTTTTCCAAAAGTAGTAGTTCCTACCAAAACTCCTGCTTTTCTATCCTTTATCGCTCCAGCTAAAATTTCAGAAGCACTGGCACTTCCCTTGTTTACAAGTACAGCAAGGGGCATTCCCAAACCGGGTCCTTTTGAATAATATTCTTGACTGTCAATTCTTCCTTTGGTAGTTACAATAACTCCTTTGGGCAAAAGCATATTCGCGATATTTACACACTCTTCTAAAAGTCCTCCGGGATTGTCTCTCAAATCTATTATAAGTCCTTTCATTCCTTGTGACTTTAATTTGTTAAGAGCTGATTTAAAGTCATTAGAAGTACTTTGATCAAACATAGTAATTTTAATATATCCAATTTTGTCAGGCAACATATCCTCGTAAACAGTTTCCAGTTTTATTATTTCCCTCGTAATAGTCTTGGTAAATGTTTTGCCATCCCTCATTATTGTAAGAGTAACTTTTGTACCCTGTGGCCCCTTCATTATTGAAACTGCTTCATCCAAATTTTTACCACTCACTTTTTTATTGTTAACTTCCACTATTATATCACCAGATTTGATTCCTGCTCTCTCACCAGGTGTATTTTTTATTGGAGAAACTACTACAATGTGGTCCTCCTTGTCTACTGCTACAACAATTCCTATGCCCCCATAAGTACCTGTAGTCTGTGTCATAAAGTCTGAAAATTCCTTTTTATCCATATATACAGTATAAGGATCTCCTAAAGAACTTGCCATTCCCTTCAAAGCACCATCTAAAAGCTTAGAGGGATCTGTTTTATCTACATATCTGTTAATGAGAATTTGTCTGATATCAAAAAGCTTACTGTACTCCTTCATCAGTTGGTACTCTTCACGAGGAACAATAACCTTCCCATTTGGAAGAACAACTGATACTACGTTGGCAACTGTAAAAGTTATAATATTTGTCACTAAGAGAAGTACCACTATTAAAGCATAAAATTTTTTCTTTGCCATGATTTCCCCACCTTTTATTAGTCTCTTAAATTATATATATGTTCTTATTTATTATACAACATTCCTGAAATAAAAAAAACAGACCGGTTATTTTAACCAGTCTGTCGGATTGACCGGAACACCGTTTTTACGAACCTCAAAGTGAAGATGCGGACCTGTAGATAGCCCTGTACTTCCTGCTTTAGCAATGACTTGACCTCTTTTCACAGTATCTCCTTCTTTTACTAAAAGAACAGAATTATGAGCGTACAATGTTGATATTTCATCTCCATGGTCTATAATTATTGCATAGCCATATCCACCATAATATCCTGCGAAAATAACTTGTCCATCTGCTGCAGCAACTATTGGATCACCTGTTTTAGCCGCAATATCAATACCTGTGTGCATTCTGTTTTGCTGAAGTATAGGATGATATCTCATCCCAAAAGGAGACGTTATGGCATCACTGGAGGGAACAGGCCATAAAAGTTTTCCACCTGTATATTTAAGCTTTGATTTTGCCTGTAATTCCTGTATAACTTTTTCTAACTGTTGGGATTGTCTCAATAATTCATCTTCCTGCTGTTCATACAATTTTTGCTGCCTTTCTAAGTCTCTCATTAACCCTTGTCTTGATACCATAGCAACTTGCAAATCTCTTTGGCGTAAAGCTATTTGATTTTTATAATTTTCCGCCTCAACTTTCATTTGAGCTAACTCTTTTTCCTTTTGTTGAATAAGTTCTCTTTGTTTTTTATATGAATCAAACAAATTAACATCAAAGTCCACTATCCTTTTTACAATGTCAAGTCTGGTTATAAAATCTCCAAAACTTTTAGAACTTAAAAGTACATCTAAATATCCCCACTCACCGCTTATGTACATCGCCCTTATACGCTCTTTCATAGTCTGGAGCTGGGTATTCTCTATTTTTTTAGCTGTTTCCAATTCTTCTCTTGTCTTGTTGAGTTTTGCAGTAATATCATCCAACCTCTTTTGAGCGTTTGCCAATTCAACAGCTGTAGCGTTAAGTTTATTGTCTAACTCCTTTATTTGGGCTGCTATATCTTTTTTTTGATTAATTATTTCATCCTTTTTCTTTTTCGTTTCATTTATGGATTTTTGTATTTTGTTTAACTTGTTTTTAGCGTCTTGAAGCTGGTCGGCTCTGGGATATGTCATAAAAAGCGTAGAAACGGCAAATGCAACTGCAAATATAAGCCATTTTAATCTATCCTTTTTCAAGACAGAGTTCCCCCTTCTTACTTTTTTAAACATTTAAGAACCGTTTAATGGAAATGATACTTCCTAATGCTCCAATAATAGCACCAATTACAGAAAAGTACAGAGTGATATCTCCCAATATTTTGTCTAAAGGCAATAGTTCAAAAACAATCAATCTATTATTGACAAGATTTACTGCATAGCCGTAAAGCACAGCCAATATTGTGACAGAAAGTAAAGCCCCTAATAGTCCCAGTATTACACCTTCAATTAAAAAAGGCCATCTTATAAACCAATCAGTAGCTCCAATGTATTTCATTATATTTATCTCTCTTCTTCTGGCAAAAACCCCTAATTTTATGGTGTTGGAAATTATAACAATTGAAATTATAAAGAGAATAAGTATCACTGAAAGTCCTACAATCCTTATTATCTTTATAATCCCAAGGAGCTTTTCCACCACATCTTGTCCATAGCTTACTTTATCAACGCCATTTATTTGCTTTATCTCTTTCGAGATATCCTTCATCATGTTGGCATCTTTTACTTTTACTATATAAGATTGTGGCAGTGGATTGTCTTTTTCCAAACCATCAACCAAATAACTTTTGTCACCTAATTGCCTTTTAAAATTTTCGAGTGCTTGTTTTTTAGACTCAAAAGTGACAGAAGTCACGCCTTCCAACGATTTTATATCACTACCTATTCTGTCAATCTGCTCTTTTGTAAGGTCATCTTTTAAAAAAGCCTTTAGTTCCAACTGAGACTCTACTTGATTAGCCATTGTATCAACATTTAGCACAATTACAAGGAATAAACCCAAAATGAGTAAAGCCGCCATTACAGAAGTTATAGAAGCCACTGTCATGAGTCTGTTCCTCGTCAAATTACTAAAACTTTCTTTAAAAAAGTATTTAAAATTTCTAAAGAGCATAATCGTACGCACCCCTTACTTCATCTCTTACCATATTGCCTTTTTCCAATGCTATTACTCTCTTTTTCATGGCATCTACAATGTCTTTAGCATGGGTCGCCATCACTACAGTAGTACCTCTTTTATTTATTTCAGAAATAAGTTTTACAATTTCCCAGGAAGTATCCGGATCAAGATTACCTGTGGGCTCGTCGGCTATGAGAATAGAAGGCTCATTTACAATAGCTCTCGCCAGAGAAACTCTTTGCTGCTCTCCCCCAGATAATTGCTGCGGATAATTGTCCGCTTTGTCACTAAGCCCAACTAGCGACAACACCATTGGAACTCTTCTCCTTATTTCTTTATGAGAGGCT contains:
- a CDS encoding murein hydrolase activator EnvC family protein: MKKDRLKWLIFAVAFAVSTLFMTYPRADQLQDAKNKLNKIQKSINETKKKKDEIINQKKDIAAQIKELDNKLNATAVELANAQKRLDDITAKLNKTREELETAKKIENTQLQTMKERIRAMYISGEWGYLDVLLSSKSFGDFITRLDIVKRIVDFDVNLFDSYKKQRELIQQKEKELAQMKVEAENYKNQIALRQRDLQVAMVSRQGLMRDLERQQKLYEQQEDELLRQSQQLEKVIQELQAKSKLKYTGGKLLWPVPSSDAITSPFGMRYHPILQQNRMHTGIDIAAKTGDPIVAAADGQVIFAGYYGGYGYAIIIDHGDEISTLYAHNSVLLVKEGDTVKRGQVIAKAGSTGLSTGPHLHFEVRKNGVPVNPTDWLK
- a CDS encoding S41 family peptidase, with amino-acid sequence MAKKKFYALIVVLLLVTNIITFTVANVVSVVLPNGKVIVPREEYQLMKEYSKLFDIRQILINRYVDKTDPSKLLDGALKGMASSLGDPYTVYMDKKEFSDFMTQTTGTYGGIGIVVAVDKEDHIVVVSPIKNTPGERAGIKSGDIIVEVNNKKVSGKNLDEAVSIMKGPQGTKVTLTIMRDGKTFTKTITREIIKLETVYEDMLPDKIGYIKITMFDQSTSNDFKSALNKLKSQGMKGLIIDLRDNPGGLLEECVNIANMLLPKGVIVTTKGRIDSQEYYSKGPGLGMPLAVLVNKGSASASEILAGAIKDRKAGVLVGTTTFGKGLVQTVVDFKDGTGLKYTVAKYYTPNGTNIQGKGIEPNYVVELPSDYTPKDTLDLKGDTQLIKAFEIIKREIK
- a CDS encoding PDZ domain-containing protein, with product MVAFIQVFWMTLKTIALSIFTPFFWVVIVLVVMQYRNKIAIERQIMGQEQEPMKELVLDSVFYGVIAALIGSLLIIFLGITIENVGLQYVWPLAIVLMFVNPRYICFSYAGGIVSLSSLIFGFPSISVPALMSIVGILHLMESLLIYIDGPRNTTPIFVRLKDGRVAGGFTMQKFWPIPFAALTIATGITITGQGVNMPDWWPIIKPAGIDLNNAIFLIMPGIAALGYGDLALTQLPEKKTRISSIRLFFFSIVLIILAILGIYIKLFQYLAAIFAPVAHELLILIGQREERENPPLFVAPDTGVMILATAKGSPAREMGIKPGDVILKINDIPINEPDDIIRILNERPSVMWITVKDLNGNYTNYEYKDPQGILGLGVLIVPKATSMIYEINEGGIFIKKLKEIFKNIFKKNK
- a CDS encoding 2-phosphosulfolactate phosphatase family protein codes for the protein MFLQTFETYNSINERELKDKNVVVIDTLRATSVITTALYNGAKEIIPVSEVEEAIELVKSLDKKTYLLAGERNSTKIEGFDLSNSPLEYTREKVENKTIIFTTTNGTKALKKVSLADNVILGCLLNASAVADYIFKEGKDTIIVCAGTEGKFSFDDIITAGVIYKKLSDLMEFESDDLSKASYFLYKPYEENLYEVMKHGYHFKRLKELGYDEDIDFCLTVDKFCIVPKLINGVIRKSEDL
- the ftsE gene encoding cell division ATP-binding protein FtsE, producing the protein MIKFINVSKTYNKDIIALSNVSFEIENGEFVFIVGPSGAGKSTLIKLLLKEEEPTTGTIIINKKDITKLKRREIPYLRRSMGVVFQDFRLLPNKTVFENVAFAMEIVGASHKEIRRRVPMVLSLVGLSDKADNYPQQLSGGEQQRVSLARAIVNEPSILIADEPTGNLDPDTSWEIVKLISEINKRGTTVVMATHAKDIVDAMKKRVIALEKGNMVRDEVRGAYDYAL
- the ftsX gene encoding permease-like cell division protein FtsX; its protein translation is MRTIMLFRNFKYFFKESFSNLTRNRLMTVASITSVMAALLILGLFLVIVLNVDTMANQVESQLELKAFLKDDLTKEQIDRIGSDIKSLEGVTSVTFESKKQALENFKRQLGDKSYLVDGLEKDNPLPQSYIVKVKDANMMKDISKEIKQINGVDKVSYGQDVVEKLLGIIKIIRIVGLSVILILFIISIVIISNTIKLGVFARRREINIMKYIGATDWFIRWPFLIEGVILGLLGALLSVTILAVLYGYAVNLVNNRLIVFELLPLDKILGDITLYFSVIGAIIGALGSIISIKRFLNV